Proteins encoded within one genomic window of Glycine soja cultivar W05 chromosome 1, ASM419377v2, whole genome shotgun sequence:
- the LOC114409485 gene encoding glycine-rich cell wall structural protein-like, translating to MATKVPASAEVAMKALLTENAAEGGGGSAPPEGPGEGPGGVLGEVGLGVTVGEGEGGEAAGEEAGVGAAVGGAGAGVGVAAGGGVAAGGGVAGGGVAGGGVAGVVGAGAGADLGGGGDGVVVGGCDGAAPGAWAKHELAKSPKIRNSCTAPEPISREKVVVVVLGCVRER from the coding sequence ATGGCTACGAAGGTTCCAGCGAGTGCAGAGGTAGCAATGAAGGCCTTGCTGACGGAGAATGCAGCGGAGGGCGGTGGAGGCTCGGCGCCACCGGAGGGTCCGGGTGAGGGTCCGGGTGGAGTGTTAGGAGAGGTGGGGCTTGGTGTCACTGTAGGAGAAGGTGAAGGAGGAGAGGCTGCAGGAGAGGAAGCAGGTGTAGGTGCAGCCGTTGGTGGTGCTGGTGCTGGTGTTGGTGTTGCTGCTGGTGGTGGAGTTGCTGCTGGTGGTGGGGTTGCTGGTGGTGGGGTTGCTGGTGGTGGGGTTGCTGGTGTGGTGGGTGCTGGTGCAGGTGCTGATctgggtggtggtggtgatggggTTGTAGTGGGTGGTTGTGACGGTGCAGCACCTGGGGCTTGGGCTAAGCATGAGCTAGCCAAGAGCCCCAAGATCAGAAACAGTTGCACAGCACCAGAACCCATATCTAGAGAgaaagtagtagtagtagtgctTGGGTGTGTAAGAGAGAGATAA